The proteins below come from a single Salinilacihabitans rarus genomic window:
- a CDS encoding ribonuclease H-like domain-containing protein has translation MTGDTDWTTDGDTPLELLSLPAATLDGVSQPAVRDAVRYFSPGLITIPGPRTPTAEATARDAARDIPVLHPQLGRGETRVHHYRYSPDAGVHEAPDAAPPSETIDILAIQTGDVLPRLQTQLEAGERQTGSGAATFLFVPELTVEWDTTTLSTTLPHAEQLAAISATLPEPVTVLAGGQPAEYYHEWELPHNHSSVHVPMSGLGATDHGGAMFAQYTCTARGSIAAEAVDADQFGLRALNGVGQSTAQRLRTQGCQTTTDVQNLALSTLTDLPGIGQTTAEKIHAHADVIDTGEPIVLTNKTPVKTRDDRPPLCLDIETDGLSPTIIWQLGVYDPATDTYQAFIEKQHPKDPKPVLEAFITWFIANHQDRTVLTWNGYKFDYPHISQFLEQHLPEYVDAWEDVWTYDLYKWAVRDGNALLPGRTNKLDHVARALGYDSAGTGLTGAQTAAAYQEFMRNPDSPAAELDWDRHRAYCEDDCRALWHVYQAITNATRRDMTDSGTGGATGQQAGLTDF, from the coding sequence ATGACAGGCGATACTGACTGGACCACGGACGGCGATACACCCTTGGAGTTACTGTCACTCCCCGCAGCGACGCTCGACGGCGTGTCACAGCCCGCAGTCCGGGACGCCGTCCGGTACTTCAGTCCGGGACTCATCACGATCCCGGGGCCCCGAACTCCGACTGCAGAGGCCACCGCCCGTGATGCGGCCCGGGATATCCCCGTTTTGCACCCACAACTCGGTCGTGGCGAAACCCGCGTCCACCACTACCGGTACTCCCCCGATGCCGGTGTTCACGAAGCCCCCGACGCCGCTCCACCATCCGAGACGATAGACATCCTCGCCATCCAAACCGGGGATGTCCTCCCTCGCCTCCAGACCCAACTGGAAGCAGGTGAGCGGCAGACAGGCTCCGGGGCGGCGACTTTCTTGTTCGTCCCCGAACTCACTGTCGAGTGGGATACAACGACCCTCTCGACAACCCTGCCGCACGCCGAGCAGTTGGCGGCGATCAGCGCCACCCTGCCCGAACCAGTCACGGTCCTCGCCGGCGGGCAACCAGCAGAGTACTACCACGAATGGGAGCTGCCACACAACCACTCCTCAGTCCACGTCCCGATGTCCGGACTCGGTGCCACAGACCACGGCGGTGCGATGTTCGCACAGTACACTTGTACGGCCCGCGGGTCCATCGCAGCAGAAGCCGTCGACGCCGACCAGTTCGGCCTCAGAGCGTTGAACGGCGTCGGCCAATCCACTGCCCAGCGACTCCGCACACAGGGCTGTCAAACAACGACCGACGTCCAGAACCTCGCACTCAGTACCCTCACCGACCTGCCCGGAATCGGGCAGACAACGGCGGAAAAGATACACGCTCACGCCGACGTCATCGACACCGGCGAACCAATCGTCCTCACGAACAAGACACCAGTCAAGACCCGCGACGACCGCCCACCGCTCTGCCTCGACATCGAAACCGACGGCCTGTCACCCACCATTATCTGGCAGTTGGGCGTCTACGACCCGGCAACCGACACCTACCAAGCGTTCATCGAGAAGCAACACCCGAAGGATCCAAAACCAGTCCTCGAAGCGTTCATAACGTGGTTCATTGCCAACCACCAGGACAGGACGGTGCTCACATGGAACGGGTACAAGTTTGACTATCCGCACATCTCCCAGTTCCTTGAACAGCACCTCCCCGAGTACGTCGATGCATGGGAGGACGTCTGGACCTACGACCTGTACAAATGGGCCGTCCGCGACGGGAACGCCCTCCTCCCCGGTCGAACGAACAAACTCGACCATGTCGCTCGCGCGCTCGGCTACGACTCTGCCGGAACCGGACTGACCGGTGCGCAAACCGCAGCCGCATACCAGGAATTCATGCGGAACCCCGACTCCCCGGCAGCCGAACTGGACTGGGACCGTCACAGGGCCTACTGTGAAGACGACTGCCGAGCGCTCTGGCACGTCTACCAAGCCATCACGAACGCCACACGCCGCGACATGACCGACAGCGGCACCGGCGGCGCAACCGGCCAGCAAGCCGGCCTCACCGACTTCTAA
- a CDS encoding Piwi domain-containing protein, whose translation MKPVNLDENSLNDVPVGDTYAVRFTLDTVFENEGQYPRRNLKFTDGGGDDRTITMWKNSAPAEIYDEDYDRGATYLITAVEYDIDEGNDGTKYQNLTVQSDAKLLELEGPPTTEEALEDGLAETPDTSADSGYHGLTTFRATDNLPDYDVYEYELVPKRGYRPSGQNTLRATYKARRKVRQQLDVTPVVVGSAFKLVSLVKLAHERVDLPRFEINEVGTRPVVYADADDREILGEMLGEVLKDAKRDQYDIHGIDKILEIDPVIEKEGFRLHERYNLTVEVLPSRAAYLHVDYRHRILSDRTLDQLDDDEIHPGLRVTPSYRDRGLYVIGVGPETVTDKLHIEGNKSLVQYHREEPWVDPAKVNDIENADREVIWTVRQRGDGTEMAFPPELLALQGHPENLSRFAPDFAEKQRLNTRLSAQQCISNAESFVEQLGPLQFDGHTIEFEPDPLLGDENISVQGLFDPEADVLQFSNGQTGTHPSDVTRLGVYEAPDPFRVCHIRMEKRDDRIQRGWSTLKSKLEQIGAPPDDVEEVTFDATMSADQLGMEIAAEIPDDHDYDAVFCTLPPKNTGYFDTVEPGRVYDEVKKVLATKDLNSQFAHEATLDEPFTIINIALGLVAAAGGIPFTIERALPGDSELHLGIDVTHQYDESADGNHIHLAAATTAIHADGAVLGYTSSRPQSGEKIPPKELKEIVKQAVMGFRTRYDRYPNHITIHRDGFANEDLSDVETFLTELDVAYDVVEIRKQAPARVLKYSGAHFDTPQKATAAIYEDLPKAIVATFGEPETLASREGTGLPQPITVERVQGETPIETLAAQTYLLSQAHIGASNATARLPITTMYADLASAAAARKHLPPTNKLRDKIGFI comes from the coding sequence ATGAAACCAGTCAACCTCGACGAGAACTCACTCAACGACGTACCGGTCGGAGACACCTACGCTGTCCGCTTCACCCTCGACACAGTCTTCGAGAACGAAGGTCAGTACCCACGCCGCAACCTGAAATTCACAGACGGCGGCGGCGACGACCGGACCATCACGATGTGGAAGAACTCCGCACCAGCGGAGATCTACGACGAAGACTACGACAGAGGAGCCACGTACCTCATCACCGCTGTCGAGTACGATATCGACGAAGGCAACGACGGGACGAAATACCAGAACCTCACCGTCCAGAGCGATGCTAAACTCCTCGAACTGGAGGGTCCCCCGACCACCGAGGAAGCCCTTGAAGACGGGCTCGCCGAAACCCCCGATACGTCCGCGGACAGCGGCTACCACGGCCTCACGACGTTCCGTGCCACAGATAATCTGCCGGACTACGACGTCTACGAGTACGAACTTGTTCCGAAGCGAGGATACCGGCCCTCAGGGCAGAACACGCTCCGCGCGACGTACAAAGCACGCCGCAAAGTCCGGCAGCAACTCGATGTAACACCGGTCGTCGTCGGCAGCGCGTTCAAGCTCGTGTCCCTGGTGAAACTCGCGCACGAACGCGTGGACCTGCCTCGCTTCGAGATCAACGAGGTCGGCACTCGACCGGTCGTCTACGCGGACGCGGATGACCGGGAGATCCTCGGCGAAATGCTCGGTGAAGTCCTCAAGGACGCGAAACGCGACCAGTACGATATCCACGGCATCGACAAGATCCTGGAGATCGACCCGGTCATCGAGAAGGAAGGGTTCCGCCTCCACGAGCGGTACAACCTCACCGTCGAGGTACTCCCCTCGCGTGCCGCCTACCTGCACGTCGATTACCGCCACCGGATCCTCTCCGACCGGACGCTCGACCAGCTCGACGACGACGAGATTCACCCGGGACTCCGGGTGACACCCTCCTACCGAGACAGGGGGTTGTACGTCATCGGCGTCGGCCCAGAAACCGTCACCGACAAGCTCCACATCGAGGGCAACAAGAGCCTCGTCCAGTATCACCGCGAAGAGCCCTGGGTCGATCCAGCGAAAGTCAACGATATCGAGAACGCAGACCGAGAAGTCATCTGGACGGTCCGTCAGCGCGGCGATGGAACCGAGATGGCGTTCCCACCGGAACTCCTCGCACTCCAAGGGCACCCTGAGAACCTCTCTCGATTCGCACCGGACTTCGCAGAAAAACAGCGGCTCAATACACGCCTGTCCGCACAGCAGTGCATCTCGAACGCAGAGAGCTTCGTCGAACAGCTCGGCCCACTCCAGTTCGACGGGCACACCATCGAGTTCGAACCTGACCCGCTGCTCGGCGATGAGAACATCTCCGTTCAAGGGCTCTTCGACCCGGAAGCAGACGTGCTCCAGTTCAGTAACGGGCAGACCGGGACACACCCGAGCGACGTTACCCGCCTCGGCGTGTACGAAGCACCGGATCCCTTCCGCGTGTGCCATATCCGGATGGAAAAACGGGACGACCGGATCCAACGGGGCTGGTCTACGCTCAAAAGCAAGCTCGAACAGATCGGGGCCCCGCCAGACGACGTCGAAGAGGTCACCTTCGACGCGACGATGTCGGCCGACCAGCTCGGCATGGAGATCGCCGCTGAAATCCCGGACGATCACGACTACGACGCCGTGTTCTGCACGCTCCCGCCGAAGAACACCGGGTACTTCGACACGGTTGAACCGGGACGTGTGTACGACGAGGTGAAGAAGGTCCTCGCCACGAAAGACCTCAATAGCCAGTTCGCCCACGAAGCGACGCTCGACGAGCCCTTCACGATCATCAACATCGCCCTCGGACTGGTCGCGGCTGCCGGCGGAATCCCGTTCACTATCGAGCGTGCGTTGCCTGGTGACTCCGAACTCCACCTCGGTATCGACGTCACCCACCAGTACGACGAATCAGCCGACGGGAACCACATCCATCTCGCTGCCGCAACCACCGCGATCCACGCTGACGGGGCCGTCCTTGGGTACACCTCCTCCCGACCGCAGTCCGGGGAGAAGATTCCGCCGAAGGAACTCAAAGAGATCGTCAAACAGGCCGTGATGGGGTTCCGAACCCGGTACGACCGGTACCCGAACCACATCACGATCCACCGGGACGGGTTCGCCAACGAAGACCTCAGCGACGTCGAGACATTCCTCACCGAACTCGATGTCGCGTACGACGTCGTCGAAATCCGAAAGCAGGCCCCAGCCCGCGTCCTGAAATACAGCGGCGCGCACTTCGACACGCCACAGAAAGCGACCGCAGCCATCTACGAGGACCTTCCCAAAGCCATCGTCGCCACCTTCGGTGAGCCCGAAACCCTCGCTAGCAGAGAAGGCACCGGCCTTCCCCAACCTATCACCGTCGAACGCGTCCAAGGCGAGACACCCATCGAGACGTTAGCTGCACAAACGTACCTCCTGTCACAAGCGCACATCGGCGCATCGAACGCCACCGCGCGTCTCCCCATCACGACGATGTACGCCGATCTGGCAAGCGCCGCTGCCGCTCGCAAACACCTCCCACCGACGAACAAACTCCGCGACAAAATCGGGTTCATCTAA
- a CDS encoding DUF2797 domain-containing protein — protein sequence MVSWSRGKPRLYLADTDGPIDLAGLVGEEIRIDVQPGFRCQHCGDRADASPCEECQSKPPFQQCVYTPGTACTYQDCPFPSFKRRSCAHNFVVYLVAKDSVKAGITQADRAASRWAEQGATHGMIVARTPNRRVAGTVEDALEAVVSTASTKEWYDPLDEPKHALTEAVESCRDVLTGPLEPFSTLPSDETALEDRIVRIPAHFAGDDATVSTLPGLTVDEGLQSEVLGVRGQILATKDAVVNFDQLQGKQVTVEAPAECLPATEAAQ from the coding sequence ATGGTCTCCTGGTCGCGGGGGAAACCCCGACTGTACCTCGCTGACACTGACGGCCCAATCGACCTCGCCGGACTCGTCGGAGAAGAGATTCGCATCGACGTCCAGCCCGGATTCCGTTGCCAGCACTGCGGTGACCGAGCTGACGCCTCTCCGTGTGAGGAGTGCCAGTCGAAGCCACCGTTCCAACAGTGCGTCTACACGCCCGGAACAGCCTGTACGTATCAGGACTGCCCGTTCCCATCGTTTAAACGACGGTCGTGTGCGCACAACTTCGTCGTGTACCTCGTCGCCAAAGACAGCGTGAAAGCCGGCATCACGCAAGCAGATCGTGCCGCGAGTCGCTGGGCGGAACAGGGCGCGACGCACGGCATGATCGTCGCACGAACACCGAACCGCCGCGTCGCCGGCACCGTTGAGGACGCGTTGGAAGCCGTCGTGTCCACAGCATCGACGAAGGAGTGGTACGACCCGCTGGACGAGCCGAAACACGCGCTTACGGAAGCCGTCGAGTCGTGCCGCGATGTCCTCACAGGGCCGCTGGAACCGTTCTCGACGCTCCCCAGTGACGAGACCGCTCTCGAAGACCGAATTGTTCGAATCCCCGCTCACTTCGCCGGGGACGATGCGACCGTCAGCACCCTCCCAGGACTCACCGTGGACGAAGGACTACAGTCAGAGGTGCTCGGTGTCCGGGGTCAGATCCTAGCGACCAAGGACGCTGTTGTGAACTTCGACCAGCTGCAAGGGAAACAGGTCACGGTCGAAGCGCCTGCAGAATGTCTCCCAGCAACGGAGGCCGCACAATGA
- a CDS encoding ArsR/SmtB family transcription factor: MELMDPGNDDEDKKNRFREAFERGQQGRVGSYEVWLSDHEFQPEQASYERLTEYFQNHPEKAVNHDDALDEIGEYAGFVTRQQDVYHTPVIGPSGIGKTQLLHTVVSFLTELSADIDTKLIDATALGKKADDGFFLDEFAHDLTELETPIVCIDDCGLDKRIETSLDELRGAVDSGLFVTTWTPERWAVNRGRVQDALPPSNEIHLDAFPRKDTDETLRIIFEVLSENEFTLPSETVDRIHELSEGIPRLIHTLALESLQEAFRKELEPGDVAATNSAADRLHLVDASARVQDLSESKLTVLKQILQLPNDRGVQPGTLVEELHRDKSTISYHLRELSDGGFVERDREGRRAFYRVTETLEPFIQRRINQEAEFDG, from the coding sequence TTGGAACTGATGGACCCAGGTAACGACGACGAAGACAAGAAAAACCGCTTCCGAGAAGCCTTCGAACGCGGGCAACAGGGGCGCGTCGGGAGCTACGAAGTCTGGTTGTCCGATCACGAGTTCCAACCAGAGCAAGCTAGCTACGAACGACTCACAGAATACTTCCAAAATCACCCTGAGAAAGCGGTCAATCACGACGACGCGCTAGACGAGATCGGTGAGTACGCGGGCTTTGTAACCCGGCAACAGGACGTCTACCACACTCCTGTAATCGGACCGTCCGGGATCGGGAAGACCCAGTTACTCCACACGGTCGTCTCGTTTCTCACGGAACTTTCCGCAGACATCGATACGAAGCTCATCGACGCGACGGCTCTCGGAAAGAAGGCCGACGACGGATTCTTCCTCGATGAGTTCGCTCACGATCTGACCGAGCTCGAAACCCCAATCGTCTGCATCGATGATTGCGGGCTAGACAAACGAATCGAAACCTCACTCGACGAACTTCGAGGAGCCGTAGACAGCGGCCTGTTCGTAACGACTTGGACGCCCGAACGGTGGGCCGTCAACCGAGGGCGTGTGCAAGATGCGCTCCCGCCCTCGAACGAGATCCACCTCGATGCGTTCCCCCGCAAAGACACCGACGAGACGCTGCGAATCATCTTCGAGGTGCTCTCCGAGAACGAATTTACACTCCCCTCGGAAACCGTGGACCGTATCCACGAGCTAAGTGAGGGGATCCCGCGATTGATTCACACCCTGGCCTTGGAGTCGCTTCAAGAGGCGTTTCGGAAAGAACTGGAGCCAGGAGACGTCGCAGCCACGAACTCGGCTGCCGACCGACTCCACTTGGTCGATGCGAGCGCTCGCGTCCAGGACCTCTCGGAGTCGAAGCTCACGGTGTTGAAACAGATCCTCCAGCTGCCAAATGATCGAGGTGTCCAACCGGGCACGTTGGTCGAGGAACTCCACCGCGACAAATCGACCATCTCTTATCACCTCCGGGAACTCAGCGACGGAGGCTTTGTCGAACGCGACCGAGAGGGTCGGCGCGCGTTCTATCGTGTGACCGAGACGCTGGAACCGTTCATCCAACGACGAATCAACCAGGAGGCCGAGTTCGATGGCTAG
- a CDS encoding metallophosphoesterase family protein, protein MEATMLTLTHIADTHLGHRQYGLKQREDDMVSTTRAALQEMVGERDTDAILLPGDLFHSRDLRPKVLDQVEQELSRVPDDVPVLVSRGNHDENLTPREVTWLNYLHRRGHIVFLKADLEADSETARFEPYNPEDPGDHAGFYDIEVAEFDGPVRVFGLQWRGARTGQALQQVAHGIQATNAEHGEPAATVLLAHFGMEDEVPTLGGTVTHAELRDVKEHVDYLALGHIHKRYDAAGWIYNPGSPEAHNTREGHHDWEHGYHSVALTTTEDEAETAVEYEVDHHPTKRRPYCRVEFDVTEYDSPSELEAGFQDHVRGEQSRIDEYCRKEEFTAQGDPRAPIIDLRFSGTLQFSRGDFRTDELAEWAKEECSALYVQVNTGIRTADVQQLISEIDEDEVFQDGRLNTAALEHRVFETIAKESIYDKQAEDVAEVLGNAHQMAQAEEAIEDIRDSVSSARRDLFPELADDVVLDIDEDPFSDTDTDGEESGDGGASGEADDEAEVMQQ, encoded by the coding sequence GTGGAAGCCACCATGTTAACGCTGACTCACATCGCGGATACGCACCTCGGCCACCGACAGTACGGGTTGAAACAACGAGAAGACGACATGGTGTCAACGACACGCGCGGCACTGCAAGAGATGGTCGGCGAGCGCGACACGGACGCCATCCTACTTCCCGGGGACCTGTTTCACTCCCGGGATCTCCGCCCGAAAGTCCTCGACCAGGTCGAACAAGAGCTCAGCCGAGTACCGGACGACGTGCCGGTACTGGTGTCCCGAGGGAACCACGACGAGAACCTAACCCCGCGCGAGGTGACGTGGCTCAATTACCTCCACCGGCGCGGCCACATCGTGTTTCTGAAGGCGGATCTGGAGGCAGACTCGGAGACTGCCCGCTTCGAACCGTACAACCCGGAGGATCCCGGTGATCACGCCGGGTTCTACGACATCGAGGTCGCGGAGTTCGACGGTCCAGTTCGCGTGTTCGGGCTCCAGTGGCGAGGCGCACGAACAGGGCAAGCGTTGCAACAGGTGGCACACGGGATTCAAGCGACGAACGCCGAGCACGGCGAACCGGCGGCGACCGTGCTACTGGCACACTTCGGCATGGAGGACGAGGTCCCGACGTTAGGCGGGACGGTGACCCACGCCGAACTCCGCGACGTGAAAGAGCACGTCGATTACCTCGCACTCGGGCACATTCACAAGCGGTACGACGCTGCTGGGTGGATCTACAACCCCGGATCCCCAGAAGCCCACAACACGCGCGAGGGCCACCACGACTGGGAGCACGGCTACCATTCGGTCGCGTTGACAACCACCGAAGACGAGGCCGAGACCGCAGTCGAGTACGAGGTGGACCACCACCCGACCAAACGGCGACCGTACTGCCGGGTTGAGTTCGATGTCACGGAGTACGACTCACCAAGCGAACTCGAAGCCGGGTTCCAGGACCACGTCCGCGGGGAGCAATCGCGGATTGATGAGTACTGTCGGAAAGAGGAGTTCACGGCGCAGGGTGACCCCAGAGCGCCGATCATCGACCTGCGGTTCAGCGGAACGTTACAATTCAGTCGCGGGGACTTCCGGACGGACGAACTCGCGGAGTGGGCAAAAGAGGAATGCAGTGCCCTGTACGTGCAGGTGAACACTGGGATCCGGACGGCGGACGTCCAGCAACTGATCTCGGAGATCGACGAGGACGAGGTCTTTCAGGATGGCCGGTTGAACACGGCGGCGCTGGAACACCGCGTGTTCGAGACGATAGCGAAGGAATCCATCTACGACAAGCAGGCCGAAGATGTCGCCGAGGTCCTAGGGAACGCACACCAGATGGCGCAGGCCGAAGAGGCCATCGAAGACATCCGTGATTCTGTGAGTTCCGCACGGCGAGACTTGTTCCCGGAGTTAGCTGACGATGTTGTGCTCGACATCGATGAGGATCCGTTCTCGGACACGGATACTGACGGCGAGGAATCGGGTGATGGTGGAGCGAGTGGAGAAGCTGACGATGAGGCGGAGGTGATGCAACAATGA
- a CDS encoding AAA family ATPase, with translation MKITEVALEDIKSYEGRTVVPIEGGVTAILGENGAGKSTIQEAIGFALFDSLPFNNKDFVREGASSGTVEVTFEQETSEGRKRFRVTRSAGRSSYGVHRYDSENDEWIDQDIDSKSQLVKWLCAQFGVEDKDELQSLWESCIGVPQTRFLSDFAQRPASRKATFDALLNLDAYEESWNRLKDIPDAIEREEQKLREEIAGLTSTVQDLPDERAKAESLADEVESIEAEIDRKTDELAEKEAEHEELEAVQDEIENLEQEVRSQEQEIEATEGELETAEQELRAAQKAQEKCEENREGYQRHEEASERLDELEERESERDALAEQKAEQKQEVSSVEFEVNQLEDDLETLQSAQDTLEEREDEKQRYEELDEKINSLQQREDEVEELQDQIDEFAGDIAEKQAEVESLEAKVEAIEEEWEATTHPEELDDEINQRKARRQQLQNERERLEEQLERLRDTDVDAPCPTCDRPLKEEHRSDAIDQREERIEAIATERAEFSEELSDLRDRREEARDVKRRADKLPVHREKIESLEAEIEDLQSEKSETKETLEGLEEELAELPELEAEREELQEAHDEYETAEFRVQEHADVPDELEEKRAELEAANSQLEDINDELAEYEGLDEKLSEVKETLEETESAHQTYIEHKQQASQVEERQQAVDETEAELAELKEALDETEAELEETRAAFDEERLQTLESDIDDLKGEIQRAKGSLGEKKESLREARGEIERLEAKLEERQETLQQLKELKADQQFADWVRENVREAGPKMREIITDRIGARANELFRTIRGASAETLEWTSDYEIVVHDADVTKSFSTLSGGEKMAAALAVRLAILEQLASVGVAFLDEPTANLDREKKRNLVSQLKQLDSFEQLTVISHDETFDSMTDYTISVTKDRQTSEVTVN, from the coding sequence ATGAAAATCACCGAGGTTGCGTTAGAGGATATCAAGTCGTACGAGGGACGGACAGTCGTGCCGATTGAGGGTGGTGTGACGGCGATTCTCGGTGAGAACGGCGCAGGGAAATCGACGATTCAGGAAGCGATTGGCTTCGCGCTGTTCGATTCGCTGCCGTTCAACAACAAGGACTTCGTGCGCGAGGGTGCGAGTTCCGGAACTGTCGAGGTTACCTTTGAACAAGAGACCTCGGAAGGCCGGAAACGCTTCCGTGTGACGCGCTCGGCAGGGCGTTCGAGCTACGGTGTTCACCGCTACGATTCCGAGAACGACGAGTGGATTGACCAGGACATCGATTCCAAATCCCAGCTCGTCAAGTGGTTGTGCGCCCAGTTTGGCGTTGAAGACAAAGACGAACTGCAGAGCCTGTGGGAGTCGTGTATCGGCGTTCCGCAGACGCGGTTCCTCTCTGACTTCGCGCAGCGACCCGCCAGTCGGAAAGCGACGTTCGATGCGCTGCTGAACCTCGACGCGTACGAAGAGTCCTGGAATCGTCTCAAGGACATTCCGGACGCGATTGAACGGGAGGAGCAGAAGCTCCGTGAGGAGATAGCAGGGCTCACGAGTACGGTGCAGGACCTGCCAGACGAGCGGGCGAAAGCGGAATCGCTGGCTGATGAGGTCGAATCAATCGAAGCCGAGATTGATCGGAAGACCGACGAGCTGGCTGAGAAAGAAGCGGAGCACGAAGAGTTAGAGGCCGTCCAGGACGAAATCGAAAACCTCGAACAGGAAGTCCGGTCACAGGAGCAAGAGATCGAGGCGACCGAGGGAGAGCTGGAAACTGCTGAGCAGGAGCTTCGCGCCGCTCAGAAAGCACAGGAAAAGTGTGAGGAGAACCGTGAGGGGTATCAGCGGCACGAGGAAGCGAGCGAGCGGCTGGACGAGCTAGAGGAACGAGAGAGCGAACGAGACGCGCTTGCTGAGCAGAAAGCCGAACAGAAACAAGAGGTCTCGTCGGTCGAATTCGAGGTGAACCAGCTCGAAGACGACTTAGAGACGCTGCAATCGGCGCAGGACACGCTGGAGGAGCGCGAGGACGAGAAACAGCGGTACGAGGAACTCGACGAGAAAATCAACTCGCTACAGCAACGTGAGGACGAGGTCGAGGAACTGCAGGACCAAATCGACGAGTTCGCTGGAGACATCGCCGAGAAGCAAGCGGAGGTCGAGTCGCTCGAAGCGAAAGTCGAGGCCATCGAGGAAGAGTGGGAGGCGACGACGCATCCGGAAGAACTCGACGACGAGATTAACCAGCGGAAGGCGCGTCGACAGCAACTGCAGAACGAACGGGAACGACTCGAAGAGCAGTTGGAACGGTTACGAGATACGGATGTGGATGCGCCGTGTCCAACGTGTGACCGGCCACTGAAGGAAGAACACCGGTCGGACGCAATCGACCAGCGCGAAGAACGGATCGAAGCCATCGCCACAGAACGTGCGGAGTTCAGCGAGGAACTCTCCGATCTGCGTGACCGTCGGGAGGAAGCGCGAGACGTCAAGCGACGCGCCGACAAGCTCCCGGTCCACCGTGAGAAGATCGAGTCGTTGGAAGCAGAGATCGAGGACCTCCAGTCAGAGAAGTCGGAGACGAAGGAGACGCTAGAGGGCCTCGAAGAGGAACTGGCGGAACTGCCAGAGCTCGAAGCAGAGCGAGAGGAACTGCAGGAAGCGCATGACGAATACGAGACTGCGGAGTTCCGAGTGCAGGAGCACGCGGACGTCCCTGACGAATTAGAGGAGAAACGCGCAGAGCTTGAGGCTGCCAACTCGCAGTTGGAGGACATCAACGACGAGTTGGCGGAATACGAAGGGCTGGACGAGAAACTGTCTGAGGTCAAAGAGACACTGGAGGAGACCGAGTCGGCGCATCAGACGTACATCGAGCACAAGCAACAGGCGTCTCAGGTAGAGGAGCGGCAACAGGCCGTTGACGAGACGGAAGCGGAACTGGCCGAGCTCAAAGAGGCTCTCGACGAGACGGAAGCCGAACTCGAAGAGACGAGAGCAGCGTTCGACGAGGAGCGGCTTCAGACGCTTGAGTCGGACATCGATGACCTCAAAGGCGAGATACAGCGGGCGAAAGGATCCCTGGGTGAGAAGAAAGAGAGCCTCCGCGAGGCACGCGGGGAGATCGAGCGTCTGGAGGCGAAGTTAGAGGAGCGGCAGGAGACGCTCCAACAGTTGAAGGAGTTGAAAGCTGATCAGCAGTTCGCGGACTGGGTCCGGGAGAACGTTCGGGAGGCCGGGCCGAAGATGCGAGAAATCATCACCGACCGGATTGGGGCGCGGGCCAACGAGTTGTTCCGGACGATCCGCGGTGCGTCTGCCGAGACGCTTGAGTGGACGAGTGACTACGAGATCGTCGTTCACGACGCGGACGTGACGAAATCGTTCTCGACGCTGAGCGGCGGTGAGAAGATGGCAGCCGCGCTCGCAGTGCGGCTCGCCATCCTCGAACAACTCGCATCCGTCGGTGTCGCGTTCCTGGACGAACCGACGGCGAACCTCGACCGGGAGAAGAAACGAAACCTGGTCTCGCAGCTGAAGCAACTGGATAGTTTCGAGCAGCTCACCGTCATCAGTCACGACGAGACGTTCGATTCGATGACGGACTACACCATCTCGGTGACGAAAGACCGGCAGACGTCGGAGGTGACGGTGAATTAA